The following is a genomic window from Patagioenas fasciata isolate bPatFas1 chromosome 1, bPatFas1.hap1, whole genome shotgun sequence.
CCCATAGATTTCATACAGCAGtgctgtagggtttttttgttagtgttttttttttttttcttttggtcgtCTCTGATGGAAAATTAGCATGGCAAAATAGAGGTTCCTCATCAGTCCTAAGTGATAACGTAACaggaaaatacaaattaaaaaaatagacattaaaaaaacaaacctgaacgAGACTGCTTTATAGAACTGTGCGTGGGCTGTTTTTTGAAAAAGCCTTTTGCAAAGGGGGTGAAATCCTGGCTGCCCGGGACAGAAGCTACAATAAAACCgtctgctgtggggctggagtAAAAACTCCGTGTCCGCTGGCAGGTCGCCACTGTGGCAGAGCTCTCGgcggggcagagctgagggataAGAGAAAGCGCCGTCGCATTCAGCGGGGGAGGGGACTGCGGAGCGGGAACCGGCTGCTCTCCCCCTTCGACCCCCGCGGCAGCCGGCGGGCTTTTCAAATCCTTCTCTTTGTCCAATAGAATTTGTGTCTTATGCCTAGCCAATCACAGAGCGGTGATGGCTATAAATAGCGGGCCCCGCGGCGGCCTTTTGGACAGAGATTTGTTCTTCAGTTGCGGGCGGCTGCTCTTGCGGAGATGGCGCGTACGAAGCAGACGGCGCGTAAGTCGACGGGCGGGAAGGCGCCCCGCAAGCAGCTGGCCACCAAGGCTGCCCGCAAGAGCGCGCCGGCCACCGGCGGCGTGAAGAAGCCGCACCGCTACCGGCCCGGCACGGTGGCGCTGCGCGAGATCCGGCGCTACCAGAAGTCGACGGAGCTGCTGATCCGCAAGCTGCCCTTCCAGCGCCTGGTGCGCGAGATCGCGCAGGACTTCAAGACCGACCTGCGCTTCCAGAGCTCGGCCGTCATGGCGCTGCAGGAGGCCAGCGAGGCCTACCTGGTGGGGCTGTTCGAGGACACCAACCTGTGCGCCATCCACGCCAAGCGTGTCACCATCATGCCCAAGGACATCCAGCTGGCCCGCCGCATCCGCGGTGAACGTGCTTAAGCTTCTAGCGATCGGTTCTTTCAGAGTATCAAAACCCAAAGGCTCTTTTAAGAGCCACCACATGTGCACTGAAGAGAGCTGTAAACTCTTAAGTCTTGCATAGAAGATTGGAGTGTTTCCCTGTGCCTTTACAGGGATCAATATCTTGTATTTTGGGTAAGTACCAAACAAAATATACTACACGTTTTAAAGAAGCTAAAAACGATCCCTACCATTGTAAAACAGTGCAGACTAGTTTGAATTCCTGTCAAGTGATTGTGGTAGGTCAGATGTCCATTCAATTGCAGGCTTCCCTTTTCTCAATtttaaggtggtttttttttttttttttggttttggttttggttttttttttctgattggttGTGTATTAAAAGCATTCATATAAACTTGTATTTGTAAAGATGTCTACAGATCTCTGCTTCTTGATTATCAAAGAAGATGTATTCTTGCTATTCTACATTTACTTTCTGTTGTTACGATAACAATATTGCGATTTATTGTCCCGACAGAAATATTATCCCTCCCAAAAGGAAGAGGTGGGGAACAcgaggcttttttttccttctctctcctgaAGGCACAAGAAATCTTTTCCTGCCCTTCCAGGAAAGGCACTCAGTCAGTAGTTTTCTCTGCCCGTGGTCTGTTTGCCTCTGTCAGGAGAACACCCCCTGGGCATCTTCAGTCCTTCTCAAGCACTTCTAATTTATTCACGAGATAAATATATTTCCAGACAAACCTAGGGATACGGCTGTGGCAAAAGTAATTTCTGTGACTCGCCTTTtcaaaagagggttttttttgtgttttttttttttttttctccctacgaTAGACTTGTAGTATCCTTGATGCTTCTGGATACTGTATCCTGTCTCCATCTGTATTTAGCCTCCCAAAAATATTTGCTGAACTGAGCACAGAGAAGGTGTTTCCTGAGGGGTATTAGTGACTGAAAACACGGAGTCCAGAATTATTGCTGAATGAAGACTCTTTCCTCTCTGTCATATTTAGTGATTTTTTGTGAACCTATCCCGATAACAGGATTTCCCACTGACTATAACTACAGCTGTACAATATTTTGCCCTCTTACTCAATAGAAAGGTAGTTAGCGTCTGAAAAATCAAGATTTCAAAAATTATCTTCGgctttctgactttttttaatactgtatgTGTTGTTTTATGTAACTTGGGGAGCTTGCTGTTCCATCGAAGTATTAGTTTTTCAGTACTACAAATGAGTAGCTGCTTCTTTAAGAAGTGCTTGGATTGAGTTGAATAAAGGTTTCATTCAAACTTGGAAGCAAGGAGTCACAGATAATAGTTTAGAGGGAATACTTGTTTTGTAAAGCCTAAAACGGTAAGGCTCTTGTTTTTCGTTTAATTTGCTGATATGATTTCTCTCAGGAAATCTTCCTTTCTCTGTGTCAGGGacttggactctgcagcaaaatCTGACCAATCAAGTGCCTCGACacaccattttcttttccttgtttttctcacTCTCGGCCATTTTCTGTTACTTAACCACAGCGGGGTGAAGCGGAGCGGGGGGGCGGGGCAAGGTATCGCGAACACTACTTTGGAAATTAAGATACTCTATGTGATTTATTCCCTGTGTGTCgtcaccctcccccccccccgcttctgTTCCTTGGCACAGGATTTGTGTTTttccaaacagatttttttttctttaatttttagtaGATTATTACTAGTGTGATCGAAGAAATGAGTCTTAGTGAAAGCAAAGTCATTTCCTGTTGCTGTCTGTGATATCAAGAGATCTATTTCTTTATCTAAACCTGTTTACATATGTTAATGATAAAATTATTATCaattaaataatgcaaaataactGCTTTTAATATACAACATAGTATTTAATAGCTTTTGTTACCCAAGGATCAGAACACTCATGTTTCAGCAGAAGTTTGAGTAAAAAATGATGCTGTTTTTCATTTTCAATAAATAAATGACTTTTGAGGAGCAAGAAAGAGAAAGTTTTTATTGCTCTTAATCTCTGTAATTGTCTCATAGTCTTTTTAAGAGCTTGGACTGATTTAATAAATACAGTATTGCTTGGACTCATTCTGGGAGCTGCATGCTTGAATTATAAAAGCACTAACATTAAATTAGCTAAGAGGGAAATAGCAGTACAAGAGTggtgtggtggtgtggtttttttttgttttgttttgtttttttcaggaaggGTGAATGCATATGAACCCTAAATTACAATGCTGGTTACAAATAAAGTAATTTTCAGGTGTAATACATTATAGAAGGACAGTACAAATAACCTATCATAGCTTCTCTTAGTGGACCAGGCTAGCAATTAGGAAGAACTTACTGTGTGAATTTCAAAGTCTGTAACAGCTGCAGATAGTTGAGATTGTTGTAGCAGTGATACGCAGAACAGTGGTGGAATGACTGTAGCTTATACAGTGGGCTTTGCTCTTCCTCATGTAAATGATAAATCCTGCCTTGAACCCTATCAGTTTGCATATGGTGTTGAGTTGCTCAACTATAGAagagcaacaacaaaaatcccaaaacagATGTTGGTTGGTGGAAAAAATTCCTTTCATAAGGCTTGATATGAAGAATATTTGATAATGTTTCTTTTTGAGCAAAGATAAATTACTTAAGAAATAGATAGACATTTGTACTTGCTATAAAATTCAGAGAACCTGAATATCAGTTGTTTCTGATACAGAATATATCCTGGAAGGTgtttatcaaaacaaaacaaaaaaaccccagtcacAACatgaatgagaaataaaactattTGCCACAGGTAATTTATTTAGATAGTTTACTTGGTGTAAAATGTCTAAGACACACAGAGGTTACTTAGTACAAGATTTCCTAACCCAAAGAAAGAGTGGAAGCACAGGCTCCTCTAATATCAGCAAGGTCCAACAGTGTTCCTGTGTTTTTTGCAGGAGAGTCTGAGCTCATGAACACTATGAGGTAGAACCTAGCTGTGTGCAAGATCAGTTGATAATCTCATAAGGTGCTTTTGCAGGTGGTTTTAGATGCTCAGTGAGATATTTGATTAAGACCCTTTCTGGCTGGTTTACCATCCTCCATGAATGATCTGGTACTGTATTGGTATGAGCTGGCTCAAATCGCTGTTTGGATGGATATACTTCCTATCAGTCTAAGGGGTAAGATACAGCATAATCGCCGAGATTCTCGTGAAATACTTCCTTTCATCAGGAATATGTAAAAggtctgaaaacatttttctagAACAAAGGTATTTGAATCAACTCTACTTGACATTTATCAGTTTCTGACAAAAGCTCTAAACAGACATATTAATATGAAAAAGAGGTGAAGTCTTCATTTCAATTATCTGTTGTAatgtaaaactttttaaaattgatGTGTTGGCTCTTGTGCAAGCCAGTATGTGAAGATGAATCCTAAGCATCCTATCACATTATTTCCATTTGCAAATCCCTCTTTAGGGCTACCTCACAAGTCAGTCATGTGTTGGTTACAGTCTTTGGTAATCTCAGACAGTGCAGTCTGAGCTCAGCCAGCCTCAGCTCTCCTGCCAGCCCGAGCAGTACTACCTTACTTACTTATCTCTTGTCTCCTACTTCCAAGTTATGTTATATCTTCAACTGGGTATAACCATCGTTCAGACTATGGATGTACAAACCACACTGTAACAACAATATGAACATTTCCTAAGTTTTTGTAGCATATATAGGTGAACTTGAGGAAGTACTGATTGTCAGCTACTATGAAGCTATGCTCAAATTGGGAAACTCTTCTCAGCAAAATtgttactgaaataaaaatgacTGATAATAAAAGCAAACTTACTTATAAACCAAATCAATCCAAATTTGATTAAGACCAGTTCGTAGTTGAAAACTGTAACTTCAATTTGATACCTTGACTTTGAGAGGCAAACTCTTCTCACTACAAAACAGTGTTGTTACAGTGTTCCATATATTGTAAAAGATGCATTCCCCTGGAAGTGCCAAAATTGGGTCCAACAAGCATTTCcccctgttttaaaaaaaattaggaaattgTAACACAATATAGATCATGAAGAACTGTAGCAGGTATTGCTTGCCAGTACATAAACTTTGTAATGTGAAAGTCCTAGAGATGAGACATTTTTATACTCTTTATTCTTCTTTATCCAGGAACAGCTATGGCTTACAGGAGAGTGCTGTGGCAAAGTCCCTAAGCACTCAGGTTTCAGTCTGTGTGAAAACTCTCACCTCTTGCTGTAGCAATGCCCTAGGAAAGAGTACAGAGCTGTGGTGTGCAGCAGCATTACGAAGGACAGCCCTCCTGCCTTTTGGTGAACACTTCAGCATTCTGTAACTGCTGAACTCTGAAACCTTAAACTCTTTCAGAAAAGAGTGATGATGGCCTTTGCCACTCTTGTGAATGCTCATACAACATtaataaatgaaataatgaaatatgaaaaaaaatcacacttttccAGAAATGTGAAAAAACACCCACATATTACCAGAAATCTGGAAATTAGTAATATATGTAAGCACCagaaggaagagcagaagaacAACTGCAAGTATGAAAAGTGTCAATTGTACCTAGACAGTAGGTGATAAAGATCCCTGAGTATCTCTCTGCAGTTTGTCTGGAACACCCAGATCGTGAAAACAAAGCTCAACATAAAGCAAGGGACAGCATAAACTAAAGCAATGGAGAGAAGATAGGAGAAAGATTATCAGTTCTGAATCAATAAGGCCTTCAACTCTGGAGACAATAATTGGTGAGGAAATTCTGATGGTCATAGAAGTGTTAGAGACTGGAGAGACAGAAGAATGGAGTTGCTGTTGGCTTCTAAACTGCACAAGAGGCACATTCAAGGACGAGCACATTGTAGTCAGCACCTCCCCCCCCCTGGAGACATGCTAAGGGCTCACAGCAAGCatttcctgccctgcctgtccctgcaagCAGCAGTGGTCTGCCCACTTGCAAACTTGG
Proteins encoded in this region:
- the LOC139826025 gene encoding histone H3, with translation MARTKQTARKSTGGKAPRKQLATKAARKSAPATGGVKKPHRYRPGTVALREIRRYQKSTELLIRKLPFQRLVREIAQDFKTDLRFQSSAVMALQEASEAYLVGLFEDTNLCAIHAKRVTIMPKDIQLARRIRGERA